The Aspergillus fumigatus Af293 chromosome 3, whole genome shotgun sequence region GTCCCTTCCATTGAAGTCGCCAATGAATACATTGAAACCCTGGGAATCAAGCATATAGCCTTCAAGCCAGGCTCCGTGGATGCTATTCAGCAGGTCATCAATATCGCCAAAGCCAACCCGAAGTTTCCTGTCATCCTTCAGTGGACGggtggtcgtggtggtgGTCATCACTCCTTTGAAGACTTTCACCAACCCATTTTACAAATGTATAGCCGCATCAGACGGTGTGAGAACATTGTCCTTGTCGCTGGCAGTGGCTTCGGTGGTGCTGAGGACACGTACCCTTATCTTTCCGGAGCATGGTCTTCGAGCTTCGGATATCCCCCGATGCCCTTCGACGGGTGCCTCTTTGGTAGTCGCCTGATGATTGCCAAAGAAGCGCACACATCTAAGAATGCTAAGAAGGCAATTGCTGACGCCCCTGGTCTTGATGACAAAGATTGGGAGAAGACTTACAAGGGTCCTGCTGGCGGTGTGGTCACCGTTCTTTCCGAGATGGGTGAACCCATTCATAAGTTGGCGACGAGAGGCGTTCTATTTTGGCACGAAATGGATCAGAAAATCTTCAAACTTGACAAGGCGAAGCGCGTGCCGGAACTCAAGAAGCAGCGTGATTATATCATCAAGAAACTCAATGATGATTTTCAAAAAGTATGGTTCGGCCGTAATGCCGCTGGTGAGGCGGTCGATCTTGAAGACATGACATACGCTGAGGTGGTTCATCGTATGGTAGAACTCATGTATGTCAAGCATGAATCGCGCTGGATCGATGCCTCTTTGAAGAAGTTGACTGGCGATTTCATCCGTCGTGTCGAGGAACGATTCACTACCAAGGAAGGGCAGGCTTCTCTGCTGCAGAATTATTCCGAGCTCGATACTCCTTATCCGGCAATTGATAACATTTTAGCAGCTTACCCTGAAGCGGCGACTCAATTAATCAATGCGCAGGATGTTCATCATTTCCTTTTGCTTTGTCAGCGGCGCGGACAGAAGCCTGTCCCATTTGTGCCGGCACTGGACGAGAACTTTGAGTATTGGTTCAAGAAGGACTCTCTTTGGCAGAGCGAGGATTTGGAGGCCGTCGTTGGGCAAGATGTCGGAAGGACCTGTATTTTGCAAGGTCCAATGGCAGCCAAATTCTCAAACACCATAGACGAGCCTGTCCAACAAATCCTGGATGGTATTCATCAAGGTCATATCAAGGGTCTTCTTCAGGACGTCTATGGCGGTGACGAGTCCAAGATCCCTGTCATTGAGTACTTCGGAGGCCGGCTTCATGAAGCCGTCAGTGAGTTAGACATCGACGGGCTCACAATCTCTGAAGATACAAACAAGATCAGCTATCGTCTATCATCCTCTCCCTCAGGCGACCTTCCTGATCTTGACCTGTGGTTACGCCTCCTCGCTGGCAAATCATACTCATGGAGGCACGCTCTCTTCTTGGCAGATGTCTTTGTTCAAGGTCACCGTTTCCAGACAAACCCGATGAAGCGGATCGTCGCACCCACCCCGGGGATGTACGTGGAGATCTCGTATCCAGAGGAACCATCCAAAACCACCATCTGTGTTAGAGAGCCTTATCAATCTGGCAAACTCGTCAAGACTGTGGAGGTGAAGGTCAATGATCAAGGTCAAATCAGTCTCACACTCTTCGAAGGCAGAACAGCAGAGGGTGGTGTTGTGCCTTTGAGCTTCCTGTTCACGTACCATCCTGAGGCCGGCTATGCACCCATCAGGGAAGTCATGGATGGTCGGAACGATCGCATTAAGGAGTTCTATTATCGGGTCTGGTTTGGTAGCAAGGATGTCCCTTTTGACACCCCTACCACAGCAACATTTAGCGGTGGTCGGGAAACCATCACTGCCCAAGCTGTCGCTGACTTTGTGCACGCTGTTGGCAATACTGGGGAGGCCTTCGTTGACAGGCCCGGAAAGGAAGTCTTCGCTCCTATGGACTTTGCCATTGTTGTTGGCTGGAAGGCCATCACCAAGCCCATCTTCCCTCGGACAATAGACGGGGATCTTTTGAAACTGGTCCATCTTTCCAACGGATTCAAAATGGTACCTGGTGCTCAACCCTTGAAGGTTGGAGACGTGTTGGACACAACTGCCCAAATCAATGCTGTGATCAACCAAGATTCCGGGAAAATGGTTGAAGTATGCGGTACAATTCACAGAGACGGGCAACCAATCATGCATGTCACCAGTCAATTTCTATACCGAGGATCGTACCAAGATTTTGAGAACACTTTCCAGCGCAAGGATGAGGTTCCCATGCAAGTTCACCTTGCTTCAAGCAGGGACGTTGCAATTCTACGGTCGAAAGAGTGGTTCCGTCTAGACGAACCCGACGTCGAATTGTTAGGTCAGACTCTTACTTTCCGTCTCCAGAGCTTGGTCCGGTTCAAAAACAAATCTGTATTCAGCCACGTTCAGACGGTCGGCCAGGTGCTGCTTGAACTTCCCACAAAGGAAGTCATTCAGGTTGCAACAGTGGATTACGAGACCGGAACTTCTCATGGTAATCCGGTCATTGACTATCTTCAACGCAATGGCACGTCCATAGAGCAACCGGTCTATTTCGAAAACCCTATTCCGTTGAGCGGAAAGACACCCCTCGTTTTGCGCGCACCGGCATCAAATGAAACATATGCTCGTGTTTCAGGCGATTATAATCCAATTCACGTCTCTCGTGTTTTCTCTAGCTATGCCAATCTTCCGGGGACCATCACACATGGCATGTATACCAGCGCCGCTGTTCGCAGTTTCGTCGAGACCTGGGCTGCTGAGAACAATATCGGCCGTGTTCGAGGCTTCCATGTGTCCCTTGTCGGTATGGTTCTCCCCAATGATATGATCACCGTGAAGTTACAACATGTCGGTATGGTGGCTGGTCGTAAAATCATCAAGGTTGAGGCCAGCAACAAGGAAACAGAAGATAAGGTTCTTCTGGGCGAAGCCGAAGTCGAGCAACCAGTAACCTCCTATGTCTTCACTGGGCAGGGCTCTCAGGAGCAAGGAATGGGTATGGAGCTGTACAGCAGCAGCCCTGTCGCCAGGGAGGTTTGGGATCGGGCGGATCGTCATTTCATCGAGAACTATGGCTTGTCCATCATTGATATCGTCAAGAACAATCCCAAGGAGCTCACTGTCTACTTTGGTGGTCCCCGTGGAAAAGCCATTCGCCAGAACTACATGTCGATGACTTTCGAGACAGTCAACGCGGACGGCACGATTAAGTCTGAGAAGATCTTCAAACAAATCAATGAGGATACGATATCATACACATATCGGTCGCCGTCTGGATTGCTTTCTGCAACTCAGTTCACGCAACCGGCACTGACACTGATGGAAAAGGCAAGTTTCGAGGATATGCGCTCCAAGGGTCTTGTCCAGAGAGATAGCAGCTTCGCTGGTCATTCCCTGGGTGAATACTCCGCTCTCGCCGCTCTTGCAGATGTCATGCCTATTGAGAGTCTGGTTTCCGTTGTGTTCTATCGTGGTTTGACTATGCAGGTTGCTGTCGAAAGAGATGAACAAGGACGTTCGAACTACTCTATGTGCGCCGTGAACCCAAGTCGCATCTCAAAGACATTCAATGAGCAAGCCTTGCAGTACGTCGTTGAGAACATTGCTGAGCAAACAGGTTGGCTGTTGGAAATTGTCAACTACAATGTCGCAAATATGCAGTatgttgctgctggagatgTAAGTGTTcaccctttcttcctcaatatcTCAGCATTCTAACTTTGCCAGCTCCGCGCTCTTGATTGCCTTACAAATCTGCTCAACTATCTGAAGGCTCAAAACATCGACATTCCAGCATTAATGCAAAGCATGTCCTTGGATGACTTGAAGGCTCACCTTGTCAAGATCATTCATGAATGTGTCAAACAAACCGAGTCGAAGCCCAGGCCTATTGTCTTGGAGCGAGGCTTCGCCACTATTCCACTGAAAGGAATTGACGTGCCTTTCCACAGCACCTTCCTTCGCTCCGGTGTCAAGCCTTTCCGGTCCTTccttctgaagaagatcaacaaaaCTACCATCGATCCGAGCAAGTTGATTGGGAAATATATTCCAAATGTCACTGCCCGTCCATTCGAGATCACAAAGGAGTATTTTGAGGATGTGTACCGACTCACAAACTCTCCGCGGATTGCCCATATCCTGGCAAATTGGGACAAGTATGAAGAGGGAGGTGAGAACACTTCACGCGCCACAGGTACCAACACGGCCTGAAAAGTTGAAAGGAGATGCTATTGCAGAGCCCCGGCCTTTCTATGCTATGCTTCCTTAGCGTTAGGGTCTGTTTCTTGGTGCACCCGTCTACATATCTCGTATGATGGCCCAACATAATAGATTTCTGTATTTAGGTTAATGACACTATATTTTGTTGTTCAGATGATGGTCTGTAAAGCTTCATAATATCGCATTGCTCCTCATTGGCCACTGTGAAAGCTGCGTTCACAGGACCAAACCGAAAATCTGCAAATTATCGCTAAACGTAGTTTGGCCAACTACGGCAACACTCTAAAACGTGACATCGCTATATCGACAAATTAAGTATCAAGTCAACACTAGCGATTGTCAGTGTCAAACAATTTGCGTACTCAATGACCATGGATTGTATGTAAGAAAGGAAAGACTAAGAATAGCCTGCGAGCGCTCGATACTCATGTTGGAAGACTGCAGGAGTGTGTATTGGGCGTGACTTGGCGATTGACCCTCTGTATTACAAAGGTTCTACAGAACAAATGCGTCTCACCGTTGTCAGAGTCTCATTTATCCTGACCATCCTTTAGTACACCTGGTCGCAATAGCCGGTCCTCTTTCCCGTACACCCCGACATCCTTGACTATTGCAATGAACTTGCGGTGATTCTCCTTCGACTCGCCTATGCGAGGCCGAAAAATTTTTAGAAGATCACTGCTTAGTATACCAGTTTGAGGTATAGCGGCATGGATTTCTGCTGGAGTCGGGAAGCTTAGAGTCCCCGAAGGTACCGGTGTAGCGATGCGAGCTTGCCCTGCACGCAGAAGTTAGTTCTATAGGCGGACAGGTTACGGTGAAGACATGGAACTTCTAGTGAGATCTTACCCCTCAGTGACTCGGGACTGCTAGCACGACTTGCGGCGAGACCCTTACTGCCTATAGGAGTTGGACTGCCTGCCCTGGATCCTTGAGGAGTTCCGCCTTGTGATGTAGCTGCAGGTGGGTTAAGCTTCAATTTCTTGATTTTTCCGCTTTCACTCATCTCCCCTCCAGAGGCGGCTCCCCCATCAGCATCGCTAACCGATCCCGCCCCTGCGACGTTCCGGATGCGTTTCTTACCAACCTGTACCGATGGAGATGAGTACAATGAACAGACAGTTACGGTTGAAAAAACTCACCTGTCCTGGAGGCGCAGTTGGCGAAAGGGCACGAGAAGTTGGCTGCGGCGTAGGCTGAGAAGAATGCTTGCTCTTTGCCTTTTTGCGAGAGGTATCTGTGCCACTTGCATCTGATACGTTTGGAGACCCAAGCCGTTTCCGTGACGCTGCACCTGGGCCCTTCTTCAAAGGTTCAGTGTGCTTCGGACGGCCAGATGGGGTAACATTTCCCCTTGTCGAGGGAGCCGAATCCTTCTTATTTTTGTCCTCTTCAGCTTTTCGCTCCTCTTCCCGTAATCGTTCAGCTTCGCTATCATCAGAGCTCTAAGTTGAACGTAATGGTTAGCATAACTGTGTGACCAAATTAGATCCTAACGAACACACCTCATCATCAGAGTAGGGGTTGGCATCAGAGCCACTGCTATAGTCGTAATTCTTCTCTCGTTTCTTGAGGGCTTTGCGGACCTTCTTGCCCAGTATTCGGCGAGCTTCCCGTTCCCTCTTTTCCCtgagctcctcttcttcgtaATCCTTTTCATCCTTCAAATCGAAGACATTTGCCTTCAGCTGATCCTGTTTGATCCGCTTTTCCGCTGCCTTggtctcctcgtcttcgttGAAAAGATCATCgtgctcttcatcatccgcaaaccgatcttcttcaaaatccATTTCATCGGCTTCCAGACCGTCAACACCTGCTGGGGTGCCTTGTTTACCAGCGTAAACCTTCCGTTGTCTTGCGAACTGTTCCAATTCCTTACGCTGTGcttgctcttgttgcttTTCCATGAACCACCTGGGATCTTTGATTTTCTTTGCCATAAATCTCTCCGCTTCTTCAATGGTAAGAGCTCTGAATTGGTTCTTGGCACCAAATTTATACCACTTCTCTACTggtatcatcctcatcctaCCATTCTCAGGTATGAATACGGCATGTGTTTCGGAAAGGGCGGCTTCGTAGTTTCCCACCCAGATATTCTTGTTGTCAAAGTCCTCGAGATGCCAGGGTAAAGCCTCTTCGTATTTAATTCGTGCTCTGGCAACCTCTTCAGGTGTCATGTCTGTCTTCGACACTTGCTGCGTCCTTTGTTTCGGAATATTGGACCGCTTGGGTGCTGACCCCATGGAAGGGGCTATTTGGGCCAAATTCTCAGCACGCTCTTTTTCTCTCGCGGCCTTTCTAGCTTCAAGCTCCTCCCTCTCGGCATCGCCTAATTGGAGACTAGATTGAGGCGTCAACTTCTGTGCTTGGCCTTTGTCCTGATTCAACTCTTGTGTCTTTGCTCTAGGGTCTCGACGTTGAAGTCTGACAGGTCGAGTGAATTGAGACTCATCACGAGGATCGATAGTCTTCTTGGACGCGAAGCGAGCGATGTGATGTTTCAAGCCTACTCGCAACGATCGCTTCGTGATCACTATGGGATAATCCACATAAGTCTCAGACAGTAAAGGACCGCTGAAACCATTCACTGAGAAATCATTTTGGGGGGCGCCTGGGGCAGCTTTGTCGGCTTGAGTCGCGGGGGTGACGTTGGAAATTACTGGACGAGTTGTTGGTTTTGCGGCTATACCAACAGAAGGAGCTGAAGTGGCTGCTGGTCGTGCTATAACCCTCTTTTTTGGCCTGACTAAAGGGTCTGCAATTTTAGGACGGCGAAATCGCATCGGAGGAGCTTTGTTAGCGCTTGTATGAGTTTGTGAGTTTGCATCATTGGCAGGTAAAGTCATATTGATCTAAATTTCAACTGCACCTGATGAGACAATATTCAGGTTAAGAGAGATGTCAGTAGTGCTATTAACGAATAAGCGGGAACAACTTGGATTCTGTTTATGCGCCTTGCACCGAAGGCAACAGGGTGATGTGACGAGGTGGTCCGTATCTTTACATAATCAACCTATCAGATTACCATTCACATGACTGGATGTGTAGAGTAAGAAGACTGGGTGGAACTACCTTGCAGGGTACTCCGTCCTGTGACGGAGTTAAATGCAAACAGTGTAAACAGCTCTGTGAATGCGACTGCCCTCTTGTTATACCCTTTTCTAACGCAGAATTCTCCTATCTGCATCTACCATCAAGAATAATCCATAATCAACCAATAAAATTACAAAAAATTCCATCAAGTCTAGCAATTTGATCATGAGTGCCTTAGCAGGGAGTACCATATAGAGCTTTGTATCTAAGAAATCACATGACTAAAGCGAGAAAATACTCCATACTTGGTTCGTAACTTAAGGCCTTATAGCTTACTGTGTACGCTAGGTACTGATGATTATACTgacggatttgatggaaacgCCCGAAACATTGTATTGTTgattatggatggatgatggataggatacatgtaccagctatggaaccactattaagaacttctccccgtgccttagtaagccgTGTTTACAGCGTTTGCACCCTGTTCCGTGACAGTACCTACGGAGGCGTGCACCAAAAGTGTTGACCCGCGCTAGTAAGCTTGGCTGTATCCTGCTGACGCAGCCCCTTAGTAATTTATATGGTAACATGTCTCAAGGGAATAATATTGTGAATATGAAGCTATTTAAATGTCTTCCCAGTCTGGATCTAGATCTTGATATCTAGATAGCTGTCCCTTGATTCGACCTCCTGCCTGACTATGCTTAGGCCTATCACATCCCTCTTAATATTCATTCCCTCCTTGCAGCTTGATAACCTCCTGAATATAGTAAATAAGGCGTTGAATCCATTGCTGAATCTTCTCCTGTGGAAGCTCATTCCATGTCTTTATCTAAACAGCTTTACCAGTCTTCTTATCTTGAGGTGCTCCGCGTGTAGTTATAATTCTCTTTAGAAATAGCCAGCATGGCTCAATAGTATTTAAATCAGGCGAATTCCCTGGCCAATCTAGAAGCCGTTAAACCATATGGATATCATATACACGCTGTTAACTATGGTGGATATGGGCTAGGGCCTTATCTTCAatgtaaggcgatcggaggtaatcgaccTAGAGTGTCCTAGCCAGCGAAACGACGGCGACTAGGCTGCGGCTACGGATAAGAATactgggtttcagggacGTATAGATATGCTAGTAAAAGTGTGTGCTTCGATGATCAGAACGAACCGCTTGGTTTCCCCCAAGCTGTTtggaactcctatttctactggGTGCGTTCGGAATCGGGGATACTATTACCCAGGcgagagggggcttgccgccGGGGACTCGCTGAGCTTACGTTGTTCCGAGCGTGTGACAATAACATTCTTCTAATCATCTAGGGTCTAGTGTTGGTGATCTAGGCAGAATTTAGGTTGTTTAGCCTTAGCAGCTTTAGTCAGTCTAGGCTTCTAGGAAGGCTTCGCAATGATAAATCCATTCTATTTAAGAATCCATAAAACAGAGGAGTGTGTGTGATATACTAGCCTTATAAGCTAGAATTTCAGAAGATTTCTCCCTTTTATTGTGGTCCTTGGATACAGATTTAATAatggctttctccttctcaggtATTATCTCCTTTGGCCAGCCAGATTATTCAGCATCCTTAGTATATTCCATTTGTATGCATTCATAGCTTCTAGGGCTGATTCTATAGTCTTTTGCACGTTGTATCATCTTCTGGATAGATTAAATACCTTTAGGAACCTCTAGCTTGTTAGTAATATCTTTAGCTTCAACACCCTAGGAAATAAGCCCCAGTATCTAAATGCATAGTTTAATTAGATGGTAACTATTCTTAGGCATAGTAAGTAATAGACTTAATAAAAATAGTGAGTTTAGATAGTATttgtcacaccctgggatccgtctctgctgttctctgctagtcaactactttgggaacggggtgatatagtccctggacttTATCcaatacttgcctgaggcctacCGACCAGGTAGCCTGTCGATGCAACGATACAATGACCTAACGAGGTCAAGGACAATCCAAAGGATAACACAAGATCAATGAgcagtagagatagaagcaaggcctattgAGTACGTATACTTAATAGTAAGAGAGTAACTGACGAATCGGACTAGTGAACTTGTACTCAAGTGAGATATTGTTATTGAACGCGAGGAACTAAACTAAGAGTGCTAGATACAATGATAATGAGTGTCCTTATATAGTTCCTCCCTTCATATCGCCCAGTATGAAGTTTCATACTGCTGGATCTGTTATTTCATAGCATCGCTCTGAAATATCAGATCGGTTGCTCTGCGGAACAGATCACTTGCTATGCCGGTGATCACGTGACATAGTGGTTCCGCTGCGCCTTTCCCTTAGGCATCCATCATGGTTAGTCCTTGCCCAAATGACTGGCTGTCGTTGCTTCTTGATTCTGCCTGTTATATCCGCCTAACGACGTTGGTGTTGTAACAGTATTAAAGTGCAGAATGTAAATAGAAGATTTTTCCTTCAAAGACACATTTCTATATAAATTACTAGGGGGGCTGCGTCAGCAGGATACAGCCAAGCTTACTAGCGTGGGTCAACACTTTTGGTGCACGCCTCCGTACAGGTATCTCTTTAAAAGTCGGCAACCATAAGAGAGTCAAGATGCGCAAACTCTGTGGTCTGTAAATTAGGAGTACATGATAATACATAGACTTAACTATCACAGAATACTATGGGAGTGGTTCTTTAGCGCATATAAATCACTATAACTCATAATGACTAAATTAGAGAAGAATTTATTCACACTGgtcgtactccgtacagaggTACTGTTGTAATGATCTTATGTCAATCATGGTCGTGTCAAAGAGGCTAAATCACTCTGGTCCGCCCCTAGTTTCTCAGAATATCTCTCAACTTCTTGTGCATTAATTGATGCCATGATTTATCAATCTCGAACCGTCGCTTTTACAATATCCTTGGAGATCATTAGAATTGTGGTCATCACTATAACAGAGATGATTCTGTCTATATCCAAATGTTCATCACGCCTCGATTGTATCTCACCTCCCAAAGACCAGATCAGGAAATAGCTTCATCCTCACACTCCAAGTCCCTAAAATTTCATTCAATTACTGGGTGGCAAGCAGACACAGTACAAACCAAAACAGTTTCTGATATGTTGTTGGTGCATCAAGCTGGCAGTGTCCGTGTAGGAGAAGCAATCAGGTTCGTTTTTTGTATCGCATTATACGCCTTCTTGGTCCTACCAGGTGTAGTTCCTATGTACGCTACTCATGATACTAATATGTTGTTCTCAAACAGATACACGGTGACTTACACACCGGTAACCGACAATGTCCATCCTCTACCAGATGCGCTACATGTCAAGGTCAAAAATACATCTGCCATTGCACTACGAGCTGCATACCTGCATGGGCCATATACTCTTTATGCCTCCTGTTATCCTTCCACATTCGACCCTCATGGCCATTctcaggatgaggagatcgagggGATCCCTCAGTTTGAACCATACCTTAAGGCAGGAGGGAGCTGGAAAGCAATGATCCCTATACCGAAATGCCTGCGTCAAATTCCAGAGACGTCCGCATCACCCGCCAGCATCCAAAAAGTGACCTGGGTTATCGAGATAATATCGCAGGTCATTTTCTCCACCACAGCTATTGTCAATTATGAGCTACTCATAGGTCGTGATGAGGAGTCAGTTGAACTCCCCTACAGCGGCGGGTTATCGGTCGGCAGGCTTCACCTGGCAGCTCACCTACAGGATCATGTAAATCCCACCACGAAGGGCAGGCAAGTGGTTGCTACGAAAGGCGTTTTCTCGAAATCGGTCTGTTTGCGTATAGACGACACCACCAGTCTCTGGAATAcgcctccttttccttctgaACATGACGCCCTTGACCACACTGGATCTCCGTCGGATATCCCACCAACGGAACGAGAATCAATGGAGAGGGCAGAACGACCCGACACCACTCGGCAGAACTGTGCGCGTCGAAAAAAGGTTCACCTTGTCGTACTCACACATGGTCTACACAGCAACCTTGGAGCAGACATGCTTTACTTGAAAGAAAGCATTGACGCTGCAACTAAGAAAACACAAAGTGGAGCATCCTGCAAGTTGAGACAACATTTGGATCCACAGGCGCCGAAAGGCGTCTCTTCTCTAGATCGGTAAGCTTTGGAATTTCTTGCGTTAAGACAATTCTTCGTTATCCGACTATTCATTTGACTCTTCTGACTTAATGTTGACTGAAGTTCCATTCGCGATAATGATTCGGTCGATCAAGACGATATCGATGACGAACAAGTCATAGTTAGAGGTTTTGCTGGTAATGCAGTACGTACTGAGCGCGGAATACAGTATCTCGGCAAGCGACTTGCGAAATACGTATTGTTCATGACATACCCAGATCAACCCTACAGGCCACTCAAACAATCTAGAACTAAAACATTCACTGAGTCACTCGGTGCATGGAAGACTGCGAAGGAAAGCGTTATTAACGACCCTTCTGGGTCTCGAACTCGTgcagatgaggcagaagaCGAGCATCGTTATTACCAGATTACGAGTATTAGCTTTATCGGGCATTCTCTTGGGGGTTTAGTTCAGACGTATGCCATTGCATACATTCAGAAACATTCGCCTGAATTTTTCAATCTGATCCGCCCTGTCAACTTCATCGCTCTAGCGACACCTTTCCTTGGGCTCAGCAATGAGAACCCTATGTATGTCCGCTTTGCTCTCGATCTCGGCCTTGTCGGCCGGACAGGCCAGGATCTAGGGTTAAGCTGGACTGCTCCCCGAGTACGGAGCGGGTGGGAGGCGGTAATCGGCGGCAGGGGTACTTCTACAAAGCCACGGGAACATGTAGACCATGGACCTAAGCCTTTGCTAAGAGTTCTTCCCTGTGGTCCGGCTCATGAGGCGCTTTCTAAGTTTGACCGTCGCACAATCTATTCAAACGTGGTTAATGATGGGATTGTGCCTTTGCGAACTTCGTGCTTATTATTTCTTGATTGGAGAGGGCTGGAGCGCGTTGAAAAGGCAAGAAGGCAGAACGGCCTTGTTAGCACAATGGCGGAATGGGGATGGGCAGAGTTGACCGGTGCTAAT contains the following coding sequences:
- a CDS encoding tetrafunctional fatty acid synthase subunit FAS1 — its product is MYGASTGPQTGINTPRSSQSLRPLILTHGSLEFSFLVPTSLHFYASQLKETFTASLPQPTDELAQDDEPSSVAELVARYIGHVAREVEEGEDDAQGTCLEVLKLALNEFERAFMRGNDVHAVAAALPGITAKKILVVEAYYAGRAAAGRPTKPYESALFRAASEEKASIYSVFGGQGNIEEYFDELREIYTTYPSFVEDLISSSADLLQQLSREPEASKLYPKGLDVIQWLQDRDSQPDTDYLVAAPVSLPLIGLVQLAHFVVTCKVLGRQPGEILERFSGTTGHSQGVVTAAAIASATTWESFAKAAKDALTMLFWIGLRSQQAYPRTSIAPSVLQDSIENGEGVPTPMLSIRDLPRSAVQEHIDTTNQHLPVDRHISISLVNSARNFVVTGPPLSLYGLNLRLRKVKAPTGLDQNRVPFTQRKVRFVNRFLPITAPFHSQYLYAAYDRILEDLEDIEISAKSLAIPVYDTKTGDDLRQSGDTNIVPSLVRMITHDAVNWEKATVFQGATHIVDFGPGGISGLGVLTNRNKDGTGVRVILAGAMDGTNAEVGYKPELFDRDEHSVKYAIDWVKEYGPRLVKNAMGQTFVDTKMSRLLGIPPIMVAGMTPTTVPWDFVAATMNAGYHIELAGGGYYNGKSMTEAISKIEKTIPPGRGITVNLIYVNPRAMAWQIPLIGKLRADGVPIEGLTIGAGVPSIEVANEYIETLGIKHIAFKPGSVDAIQQVINIAKANPKFPVILQWTGGRGGGHHSFEDFHQPILQMYSRIRRCENIVLVAGSGFGGAEDTYPYLSGAWSSSFGYPPMPFDGCLFGSRLMIAKEAHTSKNAKKAIADAPGLDDKDWEKTYKGPAGGVVTVLSEMGEPIHKLATRGVLFWHEMDQKIFKLDKAKRVPELKKQRDYIIKKLNDDFQKVWFGRNAAGEAVDLEDMTYAEVVHRMVELMYVKHESRWIDASLKKLTGDFIRRVEERFTTKEGQASLLQNYSELDTPYPAIDNILAAYPEAATQLINAQDVHHFLLLCQRRGQKPVPFVPALDENFEYWFKKDSLWQSEDLEAVVGQDVGRTCILQGPMAAKFSNTIDEPVQQILDGIHQGHIKGLLQDVYGGDESKIPVIEYFGGRLHEAVSELDIDGLTISEDTNKISYRLSSSPSGDLPDLDLWLRLLAGKSYSWRHALFLADVFVQGHRFQTNPMKRIVAPTPGMYVEISYPEEPSKTTICVREPYQSGKLVKTVEVKVNDQGQISLTLFEGRTAEGGVVPLSFLFTYHPEAGYAPIREVMDGRNDRIKEFYYRVWFGSKDVPFDTPTTATFSGGRETITAQAVADFVHAVGNTGEAFVDRPGKEVFAPMDFAIVVGWKAITKPIFPRTIDGDLLKLVHLSNGFKMVPGAQPLKVGDVLDTTAQINAVINQDSGKMVEVCGTIHRDGQPIMHVTSQFLYRGSYQDFENTFQRKDEVPMQVHLASSRDVAILRSKEWFRLDEPDVELLGQTLTFRLQSLVRFKNKSVFSHVQTVGQVLLELPTKEVIQVATVDYETGTSHGNPVIDYLQRNGTSIEQPVYFENPIPLSGKTPLVLRAPASNETYARVSGDYNPIHVSRVFSSYANLPGTITHGMYTSAAVRSFVETWAAENNIGRVRGFHVSLVGMVLPNDMITVKLQHVGMVAGRKIIKVEASNKETEDKVLLGEAEVEQPVTSYVFTGQGSQEQGMGMELYSSSPVAREVWDRADRHFIENYGLSIIDIVKNNPKELTVYFGGPRGKAIRQNYMSMTFETVNADGTIKSEKIFKQINEDTISYTYRSPSGLLSATQFTQPALTLMEKASFEDMRSKGLVQRDSSFAGHSLGEYSALAALADVMPIESLVSVVFYRGLTMQVAVERDEQGRSNYSMCAVNPSRISKTFNEQALQYVVENIAEQTGWLLEIVNYNVANMQYVAAGDLRALDCLTNLLNYLKAQNIDIPALMQSMSLDDLKAHLVKIIHECVKQTESKPRPIVLERGFATIPLKGIDVPFHSTFLRSGVKPFRSFLLKKINKTTIDPSKLIGKYIPNVTARPFEITKEYFEDVYRLTNSPRIAHILANWDKYEEGGENTSRATGTNTA
- a CDS encoding transcription factor IIF subunit TFG1, producing MTLPANDANSQTHTSANKAPPMRFRRPKIADPLVRPKKRVIARPAATSAPSVGIAAKPTTRPVISNVTPATQADKAAPGAPQNDFSVNGFSGPLLSETYVDYPIVITKRSLRVGLKHHIARFASKKTIDPRDESQFTRPVRLQRRDPRAKTQELNQDKGQAQKLTPQSSLQLGDAEREELEARKAAREKERAENLAQIAPSMGSAPKRSNIPKQRTQQVSKTDMTPEEVARARIKYEEALPWHLEDFDNKNIWVGNYEAALSETHAVFIPENGRMRMIPVEKWYKFGAKNQFRALTIEEAERFMAKKIKDPRWFMEKQQEQAQRKELEQFARQRKVYAGKQGTPAGVDGLEADEMDFEEDRFADDEEHDDLFNEDEETKAAEKRIKQDQLKANVFDLKDEKDYEEEELREKREREARRILGKKVRKALKKREKNYDYSSGSDANPYSDDESSDDSEAERLREEERKAEEDKNKKDSAPSTRGNVTPSGRPKHTEPLKKGPGAASRKRLGSPNVSDASGTDTSRKKAKSKHSSQPTPQPTSRALSPTAPPGQVGKKRIRNVAGAGSVSDADGGAASGGEMSESGKIKKLKLNPPAATSQGGTPQGSRAGSPTPIGSKGLAASRASSPESLRGQARIATPVPSGTLSFPTPAEIHAAIPQTGILSSDLLKIFRPRIGESKENHRKFIAIVKDVGVYGKEDRLLRPGVLKDGQDK